Proteins encoded within one genomic window of Variovorax sp. OAS795:
- a CDS encoding helix-turn-helix domain-containing protein → MDTSALPARERILHTAHELFYAHGIRATGIDRVIAESGVTKVTFYRHFPSKDDLVREFLDHRHARWMAWFVDALGRRGAHERVGNAGALLLLADVMAEWFADPAFRGCAFINSVAEVGGSVAGAVERARDHKREMTEVIAGLLPADSPSRMALAQAAALGVDGAIVKAQMGEAALAREAVDDLRRLLKALAAAPSVPPTR, encoded by the coding sequence ATGGACACCTCTGCACTGCCCGCGCGCGAACGCATCCTGCACACGGCGCACGAGCTCTTCTATGCCCATGGCATCCGCGCCACCGGCATCGACCGCGTCATCGCCGAATCGGGTGTGACCAAGGTCACCTTCTACCGGCACTTCCCGTCCAAGGACGACCTGGTGCGCGAGTTCCTCGACCACCGCCATGCGCGCTGGATGGCATGGTTCGTCGATGCGCTCGGACGCCGCGGCGCGCATGAGCGCGTGGGCAATGCGGGCGCCCTGCTGCTGCTTGCCGACGTGATGGCCGAATGGTTCGCCGATCCGGCGTTTCGCGGCTGCGCCTTCATCAACTCGGTGGCCGAGGTGGGCGGCAGCGTGGCGGGCGCGGTAGAGCGTGCGCGCGATCACAAGCGCGAAATGACCGAAGTCATCGCCGGCTTGCTGCCCGCGGATTCGCCGTCGCGTATGGCGCTTGCGCAGGCCGCTGCGCTCGGCGTGGACGGCGCCATCGTCAAGGCGCAGATGGGCGAGGCCGCGCTCGCGCGCGAAGCCGTGGACGACCTGCGCAGGCTGCTCAAGGCATTGGCCGCCGCGCCGAGCGTGCCGCCGACCCGATAA
- a CDS encoding nuclear transport factor 2 family protein → MESRPPLPPFTLESATRKVQAAEDAWNTRDPVRVSLAYTPDTEWRNRADFVNGREQVVEFLARKWEREHDYRLKKQLWAFMDNRIAVRFEYEWHDAAGQWFRSHGNENWEFAGNGLMQRRFASINDQPIAASERKFHWDR, encoded by the coding sequence ATGGAATCCCGCCCGCCTTTGCCGCCCTTCACCCTCGAATCCGCCACCCGGAAAGTACAGGCCGCCGAAGACGCCTGGAACACCCGCGACCCGGTGCGCGTGAGCCTGGCCTACACGCCCGATACCGAATGGCGCAACCGCGCCGACTTCGTCAACGGCCGCGAGCAGGTGGTCGAGTTCCTCGCGCGCAAGTGGGAGCGCGAGCACGACTACCGCCTCAAGAAACAGCTCTGGGCCTTCATGGACAACCGCATTGCGGTGCGCTTCGAATACGAATGGCACGACGCGGCCGGGCAGTGGTTTCGCAGCCATGGCAACGAGAACTGGGAGTTCGCCGGGAACGGGCTGATGCAGCGGCGCTTCGCGAGCATCAACGACCAGCCCATCGCGGCGTCGGAGCGCAAGTTCCACTGGGACCGGTGA
- a CDS encoding NAD(P)H-dependent oxidoreductase: MADRILVFYGSYRSDRMGIRLADYLVAGLTARGAQAELVDARAVGLPMLDRMYKEYPQGTAPAPMEALAQKIRGADAFVFVTGEYNWGPQPGLKNLTDHFLEEWFWRPAAIASYSAGRFSGVRSGTAWHSILSEMGMVVISSTLAAGPLSQTLDESGKPTGSAGQSLERSFGRFADDLAWWTEAARTQRSRKAPPY; this comes from the coding sequence ATGGCTGACAGGATCCTGGTGTTCTATGGCTCGTACCGCTCGGACCGCATGGGCATTCGCCTGGCGGACTACCTGGTGGCCGGGCTCACTGCGCGCGGCGCCCAAGCCGAGCTTGTCGATGCCCGGGCCGTCGGACTGCCGATGCTGGACCGCATGTACAAGGAGTACCCACAGGGTACCGCGCCCGCGCCGATGGAAGCGCTGGCGCAGAAGATTCGCGGCGCCGACGCCTTCGTCTTCGTGACCGGGGAGTACAACTGGGGTCCGCAGCCGGGCCTGAAGAACCTGACCGACCACTTCCTCGAGGAATGGTTCTGGCGCCCTGCCGCCATTGCGAGCTACTCGGCGGGACGCTTCTCCGGTGTGCGCTCGGGCACCGCCTGGCACTCGATCCTGTCCGAGATGGGAATGGTCGTCATCTCGAGCACACTGGCGGCCGGTCCCCTTTCGCAAACGCTGGACGAGAGCGGCAAGCCCACGGGCAGTGCCGGCCAATCGCTCGAGCGCTCGTTCGGCCGCTTTGCCGATGACCTTGCATGGTGGACCGAGGCGGCACGCACGCAGCGGTCGCGCAAGGCGCCACCCTACTGA
- the cynS gene encoding cyanase: protein MNRNDVTEKIITVKVAKGIQWADVARKVGLSKEWTTAACLGQMTLDDKQARTVGKIFGLTAEEQKWLQVVPYKGSLPTPVPTDPLIYRWYEVVSVYGTTIKELIHEEFGDGIMSAIDFSMDIQRQADPKGDRVNVVLSGKFLPYKTY from the coding sequence ATGAACCGCAACGACGTGACCGAGAAGATCATCACCGTGAAGGTGGCCAAGGGCATCCAGTGGGCCGACGTGGCCAGGAAGGTGGGGCTCTCCAAGGAGTGGACCACCGCCGCATGCCTGGGCCAGATGACGCTCGACGACAAGCAGGCCAGGACCGTCGGCAAGATCTTCGGCCTGACCGCGGAGGAGCAGAAGTGGCTCCAGGTGGTGCCCTACAAGGGGTCGCTGCCCACGCCGGTGCCGACCGATCCGCTCATCTACCGCTGGTACGAGGTCGTGAGCGTGTACGGCACCACCATCAAGGAACTGATCCACGAGGAGTTCGGCGACGGCATCATGAGCGCCATCGACTTCAGCATGGACATCCAGCGCCAAGCCGACCCCAAGGGCGACCGCGTGAACGTGGTGCTGTCCGGCAAGTTCCTGCCCTACAAGACCTACTGA
- a CDS encoding SDR family oxidoreductase has product MSAIQEKVVLITGASGGIGEAAARLLARRGAKVVLGARRTERLEALAEDITAAGGTASFQRLDVTYRPDVEAFAEFALETHDRIDVLVNAAGVMPLSPLWTRKIDEWELMIDVNLRGVLLGIAAVLPTMQEQGWGHIVNVAPVPAHGASPNSAVYCGTQYAVDAISEGLRQEHAGRVRVTVVRPDVSEADTLLADRMAACSSFERMVTRRRIAVPVEAVARSIAGAIEGGSISAPRRTACRVRPAGHAAF; this is encoded by the coding sequence ATGAGCGCAATCCAGGAAAAAGTCGTCCTCATCACGGGCGCAAGCGGTGGCATCGGCGAAGCGGCCGCGCGGCTGCTGGCGCGCCGCGGCGCCAAGGTGGTGCTCGGCGCGCGCCGCACCGAACGGCTCGAGGCGCTGGCCGAGGACATCACGGCCGCCGGCGGAACCGCGAGCTTCCAGCGGCTCGACGTGACCTATCGCCCGGACGTGGAGGCCTTTGCCGAGTTCGCGCTCGAGACGCACGACCGCATCGACGTGCTGGTGAACGCCGCCGGCGTGATGCCGCTCTCGCCGCTGTGGACGCGCAAGATCGACGAATGGGAATTGATGATCGACGTCAACCTGCGCGGCGTGCTGCTGGGCATCGCGGCGGTGCTGCCGACGATGCAGGAGCAGGGCTGGGGCCACATCGTCAACGTGGCGCCGGTGCCGGCGCATGGCGCATCGCCCAACTCGGCAGTGTATTGCGGCACGCAGTACGCGGTCGATGCCATCTCGGAAGGGCTGCGCCAGGAGCATGCCGGGCGCGTGCGCGTGACGGTGGTGCGCCCCGACGTGAGCGAGGCCGACACCCTGCTGGCCGACCGCATGGCGGCCTGCAGCTCTTTCGAGCGCATGGTCACGCGGCGGCGCATCGCGGTGCCGGTGGAAGCCGTGGCCCGGTCGATCGCGGGCGCCATCGAGGGCGGCAGCATCTCGGCGCCCCGGCGCACGGCCTGCCGTGTGCGGCCGGCCGGACACGCGGCCTTCTGA
- a CDS encoding LysR substrate-binding domain-containing protein has protein sequence MASMRLPSTQGLQAFEAVARLRSVNLAAEELSVTPSAVSHRIRQLETLLERRFFVGNDFSLSADGIAYLARVREAIAALQQVPGREPASQVRRLRVAVTPTFSRQMLLPRLAVFRDAYPNIELMLQVTTPVRNMTAEEADIELRFGTGPFHDREFFQLLADEVSPVCSPAYLERHGPFDGFATDAEVSRAQLLRTPLESWRTWFKACGIGLPEPATGHQFNDLGLALDAAAEDFGVVLMHLKLGSAWLDSGRLVRLSPRSVPSPNAYFICWKPGAMERWECATFVEWLRQALRD, from the coding sequence ATGGCTTCGATGCGACTCCCCTCGACCCAGGGCCTGCAGGCCTTCGAGGCGGTGGCACGGCTGCGCAGCGTGAACCTCGCGGCCGAAGAGCTCAGCGTCACGCCCAGCGCCGTGAGCCATCGCATCCGCCAGCTCGAGACGCTGCTCGAACGCCGCTTCTTCGTGGGCAACGATTTCAGCCTCAGCGCCGACGGCATCGCCTACCTGGCGCGCGTGCGCGAAGCCATCGCGGCGCTGCAGCAGGTGCCCGGGCGCGAGCCGGCCTCGCAGGTGCGCCGGCTGCGGGTGGCCGTGACGCCCACCTTCTCGCGCCAGATGCTGCTGCCCCGGCTGGCCGTGTTCCGCGATGCCTACCCGAACATCGAGCTGATGCTGCAGGTGACCACACCGGTGCGCAACATGACGGCCGAGGAGGCCGACATCGAGCTGCGCTTCGGCACCGGGCCCTTCCACGACCGCGAGTTCTTCCAGCTGCTGGCCGACGAGGTCTCGCCGGTGTGCAGCCCGGCCTACCTGGAACGCCACGGTCCCTTCGACGGCTTTGCCACCGATGCGGAAGTCTCGCGCGCCCAGCTGCTGCGCACGCCGCTCGAATCGTGGCGCACCTGGTTCAAGGCGTGCGGCATCGGCCTGCCCGAGCCGGCGACGGGCCACCAGTTCAACGACCTGGGGCTCGCCCTCGACGCGGCGGCCGAAGACTTCGGCGTGGTGCTCATGCACCTGAAGCTGGGCAGCGCGTGGCTCGACAGCGGCCGCCTCGTGCGGCTCTCGCCGCGCAGCGTGCCATCGCCCAATGCCTACTTCATCTGCTGGAAGCCGGGCGCCATGGAGCGCTGGGAGTGCGCGACCTTCGTCGAATGGCTGCGCCAGGCGCTGCGCGACTGA
- a CDS encoding DUF4329 domain-containing protein — translation MDTAAPPFPFEVQPFDTPTEAARAALEAVLIESIERRKEFGGMICQWGTRYFAMPPREGDTNTVDVGHRGGNKGCPEGTSAVAYYHTHPAVKGAGFKMEPDKFSPEDRGVADDFGIDAYVGSVSGLFLRYDHRTKKIAVAGPRLKNCRDEMILREPPKATPRSRTRARFNAS, via the coding sequence ATGGACACCGCAGCGCCCCCATTCCCCTTCGAAGTCCAACCCTTCGACACCCCGACCGAGGCCGCGCGCGCGGCGCTCGAGGCCGTGCTCATCGAGTCGATCGAACGCCGCAAGGAGTTTGGCGGAATGATCTGCCAATGGGGCACCCGGTACTTCGCCATGCCGCCGCGCGAGGGAGACACCAACACCGTCGACGTGGGCCACCGCGGTGGCAACAAGGGCTGCCCCGAGGGCACCAGCGCCGTGGCCTACTACCACACGCACCCGGCGGTCAAGGGCGCCGGCTTCAAGATGGAGCCGGACAAGTTCTCGCCCGAAGACCGGGGCGTGGCGGACGATTTCGGCATCGACGCCTATGTCGGCAGCGTGTCCGGCCTGTTCCTCCGATACGACCATCGGACGAAGAAGATCGCCGTCGCCGGACCGCGCCTGAAGAACTGCCGCGATGAAATGATTCTCCGCGAGCCGCCCAAGGCCACGCCCCGGTCGCGCACGCGCGCGCGGTTCAACGCCAGCTAG